In Deinococcus aquaedulcis, the genomic stretch CTGGCTGAACTTTGCCGTCACTCGTTCGGCGCGGGCCAAGATTCGCCATCACTTCCGCCAGCAGGAACGCACCGAGGCGCTGCAGCACGGCCACGACCTGCTGGAACGCTACCTGCGCAAGCGCCAGCTGGCCGTGCGCCAGCTGATGCGCACCAAGCTGCTGGAAGACGCCACCTTAAAGCTGCTGGGTACCCGCAACCCCGACGACCTGTATCTGGCCCTGCACGCCGGAAAACTGACCCCCAGCGGCGTGGGGCGCGTCCTCTCGCCGCAACTGGCCCAGGAGCAGGCCCCCGCCCCCAGCCGCCGCGTGGCCGTGCCCAGGGCCCCCGAGCCGGGCGGCGTATATGTGGAGGGCTTTACCACCAACACCAAGCTCAGCCAGTGCTGCAATCCCATCCGGGGCGATCAGGTGATGGGGTACCTGACGCGCGGGCGGGGCGTGAGCGTGCACCGCATTGACTGCCCGAACATGATCCGCCTGCTCAAGGATGAGCCCGAACGCTGCGTGGCGGCCTCCTGGGAAGCCGGCACGGCGGGCACCATGCTGGTGGATGTGGACGTGGTGGCCCCGGACCGCCAGGGCCTGCTGGCCGACGTGCTGGGCGTGCTGGCGCGCGAGAAACACAGCCCCACGAAAGTGGAGGCCGTGGTGGGCGTGCAGGAAATCGCCGTGATTCACCTGAGATTGCACGTGGCGGGCCAGAGCGACCTGGAAGCGGTGCGTCGCGCCATCCTGGCTGTGCCCGGCGTGACCGACGTGGTGCGGGTGGGCGGGCGCAAGCGCAACGGCGCGGGCTCGTAGCGCAGGCACTCTACACTGCGGGCCATGCGCCGACCCCCTGCCCGTCTCCCGAGGCCCCTGTGTCCCTGACCCTGCTGCCCGACCTGGGGGACCTGCTGCGGCTGCAGCCGCAGTTCAACGCGGGCACGGTGGTGGAGGCCCTGCGTTACCTGGGCGCGCAGGAGGTGTGGTGGGCCACGGGCCGCGACCCGGACCACCCCCTGCGCGACGCCCTGCCCGCCGCCGGGGTGACCCTCCACGAGGCCGCCCCTGACTGGTCCTGGGCCGACGCCGAGCACGAGCAACTGCTGTCCTTTCTGGGCCAGTATCCCCAGGGCCGCGAGCGCCTGAAGCGGGCCGCGCAGGCCGGGCGCGAGCTGGCTGCCCTGGTTGCGGCCCCCCTCACACTGCCCCAGGCGCTCAGCCCCGATGTTCTGACCACCCTTCAGCGCAGTCTGGACGCTGAACGGGAGGCGCTGGATGAGGGCCCTGGCACCCGCTGGCGCGCCCGGCGCCTGGGGGAGACGGCGCAGGCTCTGGCCGCTCAGGACGGCGTGGCCCTGGTGCCCCTGGACGACCTGCCCGGCCTGTTGCCGCTGCTGTCCGGTGCCGCGTTGCCCGACCTGAGCGGCTTTGCCCCCGGCGACACCAGCCGCCTGCGGGCCCTGGCCGACCGCGCGTGGCAGCTGAGTGACAGTGACGACCTGGGCAGCCTGCTCGCGGCTCTGGAACGGGAAGCGGGCGACCCAGTGACTCCCCGCGCGGAACTGGACGCCGCCGAGGCGCACATCTATCTGGCGGTGGGCGAACTGGCGGCGGCCCGCGCCCGTCTGGAACGCGCCGCCCACGCCCTGACCGACCATCTGCCGCGCAGTCTGGCTGGGCTGGTGCTGGCCCGTCTGGGGCAGGTGCGCGACGCCCAGGGCGAGCGCGACCTGGCCCGGCGTACGTATCAGGCGACCCTGGCCCTGGGCTACGCTCCCCAGGTGGCCCGCGAAGCCGCGCAGGCCGGGCTGGACACGCCGTTTACCCTGGCGCTGGGCTGAGGGCGGGGACTCGGTCTGCATGAGAGCCAAACCTACGCCGCTGTCTTGAGAGGCCGCTCTCTTCCTGCGCCCCAGGCCACTCAAAAAATCCCCCGTTGCTGGCCCAGGATTACCGTCTGAAGGCCGCTTACTGCACCGCCGCCGCAATGGCCCGCCCAGCCACCCGACCGCTGAAGAGGCAGCCGCCCAGGAAGGTGCCCTCCAGCGCGCGGTAGCCGTGGACCCCGCCGCCCCCAAAACCTGCCACCTCGCCCGCTGCATACAGGCCCGGCATGGGCTGGCCGCCCCGGGTCAACACCCGGCCCTGCAGGTCGGTTTCCAGCCCGCCCAGGGACTTGCGCGTGAGGATGTTCAGGCGCACGGCGATCAGCGGGCCATCCGCCGGGTCCAGCAGCGGCGCAGGCTTAGCCACCCGGATCAGGCGCTCGCTGAGCAGCTGCCGTGCGCCGCGTACCACCGCCAGTTGCGGGTCCTTGCCCGCCACGTTGCCCAGCTGCAGGTCGCGGTCCCGGACCTCCTGTTCCAGCACCACAAGGTCCACGAGGTCAGTGCCGGTCAGCGCGTTCATGCCTGCCACCAGTTCGGGCAGGGTGTCACGCACCACGAAATCCGCGCCCTGGTCCATAAAGGCCTGCACGGGCGGCTGCACCGCCTTGCCCACACGGCGCAGGGTCAGCGGCAGGCTGCGGCCGGTGAGGTCTGGGTTCTGCTCACTGCCGGACAGGGCGAACTCTTTTTTGATGATGGCCCGGTTGAGCACAAACCACGTGTAGGGGTAGCCGTGCCGGGTGATGTGCTGCAGGGTGTCCAGGCTGCTGGCCCCCGGGATGTGGGGAAAGGGCAGGCGCCGCCCTGTGGGGTCCAGCCACAGACTGCTGGGTCCGGGCAGAATGCGAATGCCGTGGTTCGGCCAGATCGGGTTCCAGTTGCGCAGGCCCTCGGTGTAGTGCCACATGCGGTCGGGGTTGATCAGCCGCGCCCCGGCCGAGCGCACTGCCTCCTGCAGGGCGCCGTCCACATGCCGGGGCACACCGGAGACCATGAAGGCGGGGGCCGGCCCCAACCGCTCGGCTGGCCAGTGGTGGCGCACCAGCGCGTGGTTGCCGCCAATGCCTCCAGAGGTCACCAGCACCGCTTGGGCATTCAGACTGAAGTCCCCCACCACCACCCGCGAACTGCTCTCGCCCCGCGCGGCGTCCGAGGGTTCCAGCACGTCCCCGTACACGCCGTGTACCACCCCGTCTGTGATGTTCAGCCCTCGCACCCGGTGACGAAAGCGCAGCCCAATACGGCCCGCCTGCACGTGCTCGCGCACCCGGCGCTCAAACGGCGCCAGGACGCCCGGGCCGGTGCCCCAGGTGAGATGAAACCGGGGCACGCTGTTGCCGGGCAGCCCCGCCCCT encodes the following:
- a CDS encoding FAD-binding dehydrogenase — its product is MPTLETDVLVVGAGLAGLVAAAELADAGQRVLLLDQEGEQNLGGQAFWSLGGLFFVDSPEQRRLGIHDSHELALRDWMTTAAFDRPEDHWPRQWAQAYVDFAAGEKRAWLHGLGMRWFPAVGWAERGGAGAGLPGNSVPRFHLTWGTGPGVLAPFERRVREHVQAGRIGLRFRHRVRGLNITDGVVHGVYGDVLEPSDAARGESSSRVVVGDFSLNAQAVLVTSGGIGGNHALVRHHWPAERLGPAPAFMVSGVPRHVDGALQEAVRSAGARLINPDRMWHYTEGLRNWNPIWPNHGIRILPGPSSLWLDPTGRRLPFPHIPGASSLDTLQHITRHGYPYTWFVLNRAIIKKEFALSGSEQNPDLTGRSLPLTLRRVGKAVQPPVQAFMDQGADFVVRDTLPELVAGMNALTGTDLVDLVVLEQEVRDRDLQLGNVAGKDPQLAVVRGARQLLSERLIRVAKPAPLLDPADGPLIAVRLNILTRKSLGGLETDLQGRVLTRGGQPMPGLYAAGEVAGFGGGGVHGYRALEGTFLGGCLFSGRVAGRAIAAAVQ